In Pseudoliparis swirei isolate HS2019 ecotype Mariana Trench chromosome 9, NWPU_hadal_v1, whole genome shotgun sequence, a genomic segment contains:
- the LOC130199821 gene encoding LHFPL tetraspan subfamily member 4 protein-like encodes MLPSQEASKIYHDNYMRNSRAIGVLWAIFTICFAIVNVVVFMQPYWIGDSVSTPQAGYFGLFHYCLGTAGPSPARELTCTGSFSDFGSIPSGAFKAASVFVLLSMVLILGCIACMALFFFCNASTVYKTCAWMQLLCGVCLVLGCMIFPNGWDAEAIRDMCGERTGKYSLGDCSVRWAYMLAIMGILDALILSFLAFVLGNRQTDLYLDDLQMDNKDFAVSRIEVRDRREPRYGVQRLH; translated from the exons ATGTTGCCTTCCCAAGAAGCCTCCAAGATCTACCATGACAACTACATGCGCAACTCGCGCGCCATCGGCGTGCTGTGGGCCATCTTCACCATCTGCTTCGCCATCGTCAACGTGGTGGTGTTCATGCAGCCCTACTGGATCGGGGACAGCGTCAGCACGCCGCAGGCCGGGTACTTCGGCCTGTTCCACTACTGCCTGGGCACCGCCGGGCCGTCGCCCGCCCGGGAGCTCACGTGCACCGGCAGCTTCTCGGACTTCGGCTCCATCCCGTCCGGCGCGTTCAAGGCCGCCTCGGTGTTCGTGctgctgtccatggtgctgatccTCGGCTGCATCGCGTGCATGGCGCTGTTCTTCTTCTGCAACGCCTCCACCGTGTACAAGACCTGCGCGTGGATGCAGCTGCTGTGCG GAGTGTGCCTGGTGCTGGGTTGCATGATTTTCCCCAACGGATGGGACGCCGAGGCGATCCGGGACATGTGCGGCGAGCGGACGGGGAAGTACTCTCTGGGCGACTGCTCTGTGCGCTGGGCCTACATGCTGGCCATCATGGGCATCCTGGACgccctcatcctctccttcctggCCTTCGTGCTGGGCAACCGGCAGACGGACCTCTATCTTGACGATTTGCAGATGGACAACAAAG ATTTTGCTGTGTCGAGG ATCGAGGTGCGGGACAGAAGAGAGCCGAGATACGGAGTGCAGCGTCTCCACTGA